The Williamwhitmania taraxaci genome includes the window CTGGATGATTTTGGGTTAACAGCCTTTGACGATCCTGCAAGAAATGCCCTAATGGATATCGTTGAACAGAAATATGACAAGACTTCTATTATCATTGCCGCACAGATACCAGTAAAAAACTGGCATGAAACAATTGGCGAAGGAACCATTGCCGATGCAATTCTAGACCGCATGGTTCACTCTTCACATCGCATTGAATTAACAGGAGAGTCAATGAGAAAAAACAAGATGAAAAAAACTCAAATTAATTCATAAATTTGGTCACGAAATCATCCTTTTTTTGTGGCACAATATCACCGAAACAAGTGGCACAATATCACCGAAATATCAAATTTCCACTTACCGTTGCTCGAAACCATGATACAGGAATTTAAAGAGGAATTTCCTGAACTTACAATATTGGTTGGCGGTCAAGCATTCACGCATGGTGGGCAAGACACGCTATTGAAGTATACCAATGTGATTTATAAATCGGATATGAGAAGTCTCGAATTATTCATCCAAAACATCGATAGCAATGGATAAAAACGATCTATTAACTTCTGCAAAACGTCTAAAACAAGTCAGTATCAGCGCTGCTGAAGAGTATAACCAAAACGCCGATCTACTTATTTCGAATATCAATTCGCGGATGCTCGAACGGCCAGATATTGAAAGTCTGGTGGGCTTGGACAATATCAGCATGATGAAAGACAATCATTCCAATCATGTACGGTTTATTGCGTCCATACTGAAAAACAACAATCCTGATGTATTAGTAGAAACCGTACTGTGGGTTTTTAGAGCGTATCGTAGTCATGGGTTTACCACTAATTACTGGGCTGCTCAATTGAACACTTGGATAATTGTGTTAAAAGAAGTCTTATCTGCAACTTCTTATGCCGAGGTTTATCCCTATTACGAATGGATGCAAGTGAATATTCCAATATTTGTAATAGTTTCGAACGAGAAGCTTGATGCGCCAAATTCATTTCATTAACTATGTTGGAAGAGGATATTATTTCTGAATGGTATAAAGAATTTAATCATTCAATAATAGATAGTGATATACTATTTGTAGCATTATTCTCTACCAATAAGGAGTTGATTTTTGCGAATAAAGCAATTACACTACTTTTTAAAGGAGATCCTTGCGAGTCCTTGATTAATCCAAACTTTGACGCTCTTTTGTTATTAGACAATACGATCCCACTTATTTTTGATGGATTTTTAACTTTAGGTGATTATAGCTCTATTAACACATCAATCTCGGCACAAATATACAGGAAAGAAAACAGGCTACTTATTATAGGTGGAGTAAAAGCGAATCACCTTATTGAACAGAATATAACGATGCATAAGTTGAATCGCGATTTAGGCAATCTTCAGCGCGAATTAATTAAAGAAAAGCATGAACTTGAAATAACCTTACGACAACTAAATACATCCAATGATGAATTAGAAAAATTGAATGAAAACAAGGACCGATTTATTTCAATTTTAGCGCATGATCTGAAAAGTCCATTTCAGTCAATTCTTGGCTTTCTGGAATTACTCATTGAAAGAATTCATCATGAAGATAGGGGTAGGATCGAGAGCCAATTATCAATGATATTTAGTTCAGCGCAAAATACTTATCACTTATTAGACGACCTGTTGTTGTGGGCGCGGGCTGAATCAGGAAAGATAACCTATGAGCCCCAAAAGCAAAATTTGGCAGAGGTTTGTATCAATGCTATTGATAATCTTGTCCTAAATGCGAGGAATAAGGACATAACAATAACCCATTCTATTGATGCGGATATATTCGTCTTTGCCGATGTAAATATGATAAGTACGGTCTTTCGTAATTTAATTTCAAATGCAATCAAATTCACCCATAAAGGCGGGTGTATTAGTATTTCTGCAATTCAAACCGATTCGGATGTTACCATAACTGTTGCTGACAATGGATTGGGCATACAACCAGAAATATTAAATAAACTCTTTAACATATCTCACAAAGTCACCACTAAAGGGACAGATAAAGAAACAGGCACTGGTTTAGGGTTATTCCTTTGCAAAGAATTTGTGGAGATACATGGTGGGAGAATTTGGGCTGAAAGTGAAGTGGGGAAAGGGAGCGATTTTAAGTTTACATTGAAATCATTTGTTGGCATATAGATGATGAAAAAGATATAGCTGTTGCTAATTCCTCCCGAAGGTAAATTCTGTGTGCGTAGTCGACTAATTCAGCAGCAATAGTGGGGAAACCAAAATCATTCATCCACAATTCTTCGGTGAAGAATATCAATCATGTATATTTGCCTTAAATCCATTCAGCGAAAGCACATATGAGCATTGCACAATCCATGAAACCGTGGGCGCCTAAGCGCCATCTCCTCTTCTTTGCCGCGGTTGTGTGGACCTTTGCGGGCGGCATGCTGCTTTATAAGGGCATTTCGTTGTTGCATAGCGGCACCCCATTGCAAAGCGTAGAGATAGGATTCAGCATTTTAGGTGGTGTACTGTTTTATCTGTTTCTGTTTTCGAAGCTATCGATGAAGCATGCCAAGCGAATAATGGCGCTGAAATCGGAAAAGCCTTGTGCATTCTCCTTCTTCAACATCCGCAGCTACATACTTATGGCAACCATGATATCCTCGGGCATTCTGCTTAGGGTATTTGGTGTTATTCCACCACACTACCTCTTGATTGTATACATTACCATGGGTATTCCGCTTTTCCTATCCTCGTTGCGGTTTTACTACTATGGGATATATTTTAGGAGGTTGGTTAAAGGTTAAATGTTAAAGGATGGCTGCCACAGAATGTCATTCCATTTACCAATGAAGAACATTTAGAGGTAAGAATTGTAGGGCTGTTGCATGCAACGGCCTTTATTTAATCACCACTACAACCATTAAACAAGAAATAACATGTGCCAAGGACACTCTGTGTCCCTCTGTGCCTTTTTTCCTCTGTGCCCTCTGTGGTAAAAAAAACGGATGTTTATTGCAGATACTGATACCCCTAAACTTCTAAATCGCTTACTCACATTTTTGAGTATTTTTGCGGACTACAATAACACAAATACGTTGAGCATTATGCGTAAACTACTGCTAAAGCAAGGGGCATGGGTATTCCTTTTTATTAGTCTTTTCTATATTCTAATAGCTTCGCGCTACTTTCAATACTTTAGCGATGCGGGCAATGTGCTCACCATTGGCTACCTGACGCTGGTAACAATCAGCCACTTTGTAATGCTCTCGTTGCTCACCTACTTGCTTCTTTATGTTCCAGTGGTGCTGCTAGTTCCCAACCGAACTGTGGCATGGGTATGGGCGGCTTTGGCAGCCAGCATGGGCTTGGCCATTCTGTTTCTCGATACATTTGTCTTTAGTCTATATCGTTTTCATATCAATCGGTTTACGCTTGAACTCCTCTTTGGAGGTGCCGGTGGTCAGATTTTCGAGGTGCATCTGGCACAGTATTTCCAAATGATAGGGGTAGTTTTA containing:
- a CDS encoding ATP-binding protein translates to LDDFGLTAFDDPARNALMDIVEQKYDKTSIIIAAQIPVKNWHETIGEGTIADAILDRMVHSSHRIELTGESMRKNKMKKTQINS
- a CDS encoding sensor histidine kinase, whose translation is MLEEDIISEWYKEFNHSIIDSDILFVALFSTNKELIFANKAITLLFKGDPCESLINPNFDALLLLDNTIPLIFDGFLTLGDYSSINTSISAQIYRKENRLLIIGGVKANHLIEQNITMHKLNRDLGNLQRELIKEKHELEITLRQLNTSNDELEKLNENKDRFISILAHDLKSPFQSILGFLELLIERIHHEDRGRIESQLSMIFSSAQNTYHLLDDLLLWARAESGKITYEPQKQNLAEVCINAIDNLVLNARNKDITITHSIDADIFVFADVNMISTVFRNLISNAIKFTHKGGCISISAIQTDSDVTITVADNGLGIQPEILNKLFNISHKVTTKGTDKETGTGLGLFLCKEFVEIHGGRIWAESEVGKGSDFKFTLKSFVGI